A genomic window from Etheostoma spectabile isolate EspeVRDwgs_2016 chromosome 13, UIUC_Espe_1.0, whole genome shotgun sequence includes:
- the atpsckmt gene encoding ATP synthase subunit C lysine N-methyltransferase, which yields MSQEGLFVDSASTDQLQSYGKDKKSRSRLGVIVTGVLGGSLVALYAGAAPFVAPALRKVCLPFVPATTAQVENVLGVLRARSGTLVDIGSGDGRIVIAAAKHGFQASGFELNPWLVWYSRYKALREGVHRSTSFHISDLWKVSFAQYSNVVIFGVPQMMDQLELKLASELPSTAKVVACRFPFPTWVPENTAGEGIDTVWVYDAKAFKSHLQHDREDNTRT from the exons ATGTCACAAGAAGGATTGTTTGTGGACTCAGCGTCGACAGACCAGTTACAGAGCTATGGCAAGGACAAAAAGAGCAGAAGTCGTCTCGGTGTCATCGTCACGGGGGTGCTGGGAGGGTCGCTGGTCGCCCTGTATGCAGGAGCTGCTCCGTTTGTCGCTCCTGCCCTGAGAAAGGTCTGTCTCCCGTTTGTCCCAGCCACCACAGCTCAGGTGGAGAATGTCCTCGGGGTGCTGCGAGCCAGATCAGGGACCCTCGTCGACATTGGGAGTGGAGATGGAAGGATA GTGATAGCAGCAGCCAAGCATGGGTTTCAAGCATCCGGCTTTGAGCTGAACCCTTGGCTGGTGTGGTATTCTCGCTACAAGGCCTTGAGAGAGGGAGTCCACCGCTCCACCTCCTTCCACATCTCTGACTTGTGGAAG GTCAGTTTTGCTCAGTACTCCAATGTTGTCATATTTGGAGTCCCTCAAATG ATGGACCAGCTGGAGCTGAAGTTGGCAAGCGAGTTGCCGAGCACAGCCAAGGTGGTGGCCTGCCGCTTTCCCTTCCCTACTTGGGTCCCTGAAAATACCGCTGGGGAAGGCATAGACACTGTGTGGGTGTACGATGCCAAGGCATTTAAATCACACCTTCAACATGACAGAGAAGACAACACCAGAACATGA